One segment of Streptomyces sp. NA02950 DNA contains the following:
- a CDS encoding glycosyltransferase family 9 protein → MAVVESEVYVFARLAAPGLGDLVQRNIAFALLRRAYPAATITVVTGSSLAARFGEFFARHSYATAVLPCPDPGEQDADGWAQFTERLAARGAQVCFIDPDSRGLGARKAREAGIGVRLGLPGPGVREGDLTHPLRLPRPVFGRPDLFDHASALAEALGLHGRLRAHAVVPALPRSATPPPQLVAGSPRIAVHPGGAPHWNRRWPLGSYAELCRLMVRHTGATCYLLGDQAERDDLRRLAAAVTGAQPGARVEVVTGTSLDATANLLAAMDLLVGNDSSLAHVAAAVRTPTVVVYGPTGTEFLWTRVYPHHTGVSLRYPCQSVTNPAEDVSVRVCAHGCPLSYTSPDGPYPRCLTDLAVERVWTAVARRLGETGERRIEVVS, encoded by the coding sequence ATGGCAGTGGTGGAGTCCGAGGTGTACGTGTTCGCGCGGCTCGCCGCGCCGGGTCTCGGCGACCTCGTGCAGCGCAACATCGCGTTCGCCTTGTTGCGCCGGGCCTACCCGGCGGCGACGATCACCGTCGTGACCGGCAGCTCGCTGGCGGCCCGGTTCGGCGAGTTCTTCGCGCGGCACAGCTACGCCACGGCCGTGCTGCCCTGCCCGGATCCAGGTGAGCAGGACGCGGACGGCTGGGCGCAGTTCACCGAGCGCCTCGCCGCGCGCGGGGCTCAGGTGTGCTTCATCGACCCCGACAGCAGGGGACTGGGCGCGAGGAAGGCCAGGGAGGCCGGGATCGGGGTCCGCCTGGGCCTGCCGGGGCCAGGGGTGCGCGAGGGCGACCTCACGCACCCGCTCCGGCTACCTCGCCCGGTGTTCGGCCGACCGGACCTCTTCGACCACGCGTCGGCGCTGGCCGAGGCACTCGGCCTGCACGGCAGACTCCGCGCGCACGCGGTGGTACCGGCGTTGCCGCGCAGTGCCACACCCCCACCGCAACTGGTCGCCGGCTCGCCCAGGATCGCCGTGCACCCTGGTGGTGCCCCGCACTGGAACCGGCGGTGGCCGCTCGGCAGCTACGCCGAGCTCTGCCGGCTGATGGTCCGGCATACCGGCGCCACCTGCTACCTGCTCGGTGACCAGGCCGAACGCGACGACCTGCGCCGCCTGGCCGCGGCCGTCACCGGGGCGCAGCCGGGGGCGCGCGTCGAGGTGGTCACGGGTACCTCCCTCGACGCGACCGCGAACCTGCTGGCCGCGATGGACCTGCTGGTCGGCAACGACTCATCGTTGGCGCACGTGGCCGCGGCAGTGCGCACGCCGACCGTGGTCGTCTACGGCCCGACCGGGACCGAGTTCCTCTGGACCCGGGTGTACCCGCACCACACGGGTGTCTCGCTGCGCTACCCCTGCCAGTCGGTCACCAACCCGGCGGAGGACGTCTCCGTCCGAGTCTGTGCACATGGCTGCCCCCTGTCCTACACGTCGCCCGACGGGCCCTACCCGAGATGCCTGACCGACCTGGCCGTCGAGCGGGTGTGGACCGCCGTGGCCCGGCGGCTCGGTGAGACCGGCGAACGCAGAATCGAGGTCGTATCGTGA
- a CDS encoding carbamoyltransferase C-terminal domain-containing protein, translated as MSSGQPDAVRTILAVNFNHDGAAVLLCEGRVAGFVTTERFSRIKKHPGLREADLAELLDQAGLSLSDVDHVLLCNLHNMDSPDIALLHGSDLKETWLEFWVDQRNARVSIHGRQIPCTVNPEHHLLHAAASFYTSPFDTAVSVAIDPLGCRAYLGRGSKLMPMRRDFDSWFTANVGYCYVAEAMFGSSIVGAGKVMGLAPYGAADEPTEVDLTGITRIDELIALADRDPVPIKVGDRELNARLAHYIQRGLDIQLMELFTQLGPIAARARIGPNLCLSGGTALNVVGTEPAFAASAFERIHFHPACGDDGTAIGAALWYWHHVLGHPRQPHANTELMYSVRQYPEQAVQRALSEHRDELSVEAVDDYVSRAADLIAEGAAVGWFDGAAEIGPRALGHRSILADPRSPTMRDRLNGEIKLREHFRPFAPSVRSERAAEWFGVADSPFMLRAAPVLKPGVPAVTHVDGTARLQTVRREDNPAYYDLIRAFEDRTGVPMVLNTSLNTQGEPIVESPQDAVRTLLDARLDHLVLPHMVVHRRERGTAS; from the coding sequence GTGAGCAGCGGGCAACCGGACGCGGTCCGCACCATCCTGGCGGTCAACTTCAACCACGACGGCGCGGCCGTCCTGCTCTGCGAGGGCAGGGTGGCGGGCTTCGTCACCACCGAGCGGTTCTCCCGGATCAAGAAACACCCGGGACTACGGGAAGCTGACCTCGCCGAACTGCTCGACCAAGCGGGGCTCTCGCTGTCCGATGTGGACCACGTGCTGCTGTGCAACCTGCACAACATGGACTCGCCGGACATCGCGCTGCTGCACGGGTCCGACCTCAAGGAGACCTGGCTGGAGTTCTGGGTGGACCAACGCAACGCGCGGGTCAGCATCCACGGCCGGCAGATCCCGTGCACGGTGAACCCGGAGCACCACCTGCTGCACGCCGCCGCGAGCTTCTACACCTCGCCGTTCGACACCGCGGTGTCGGTGGCCATCGACCCCCTGGGCTGCCGCGCCTATCTGGGCCGGGGCTCCAAGCTGATGCCGATGCGGCGTGACTTCGACAGCTGGTTCACCGCCAATGTCGGCTACTGCTACGTGGCCGAGGCGATGTTCGGTTCGAGCATCGTCGGCGCGGGCAAGGTCATGGGGCTGGCACCGTACGGCGCGGCCGACGAGCCGACCGAGGTCGACCTCACCGGCATCACCCGGATCGACGAGCTGATCGCCCTGGCCGACCGGGACCCCGTGCCGATCAAGGTCGGCGACCGGGAGCTCAACGCCCGCCTGGCGCACTACATCCAGCGTGGCCTGGATATCCAGCTGATGGAGCTGTTCACCCAGCTCGGCCCGATCGCCGCGCGCGCCCGGATCGGACCGAACCTGTGCCTGTCCGGCGGCACCGCGCTGAACGTGGTCGGCACGGAGCCGGCGTTCGCCGCGTCCGCGTTCGAGCGGATCCACTTCCACCCCGCCTGCGGCGACGACGGGACCGCGATCGGCGCCGCCCTGTGGTACTGGCACCACGTCCTGGGCCACCCGCGGCAGCCGCACGCGAACACCGAACTGATGTACTCGGTCCGGCAGTACCCGGAACAGGCCGTGCAGCGCGCCCTGAGCGAGCACCGCGACGAGCTCTCGGTGGAGGCCGTCGACGACTACGTCAGCCGCGCGGCGGATCTGATCGCCGAGGGCGCTGCCGTCGGCTGGTTCGACGGGGCCGCGGAGATCGGACCCCGCGCGCTCGGACACCGCAGCATCCTTGCCGACCCACGCAGCCCCACGATGCGGGACCGGCTGAACGGGGAGATCAAGCTGCGGGAGCACTTCCGGCCGTTCGCCCCGTCGGTGCGCAGCGAGCGGGCGGCCGAGTGGTTCGGCGTGGCCGACAGCCCCTTCATGCTGCGCGCCGCGCCGGTGCTCAAGCCGGGGGTGCCCGCGGTGACGCACGTGGACGGCACCGCGCGCCTGCAGACGGTCCGTCGCGAGGACAATCCCGCCTACTACGACCTGATCCGCGCGTTCGAGGACCGGACCGGGGTGCCCATGGTGCTGAACACGAGTCTGAACACCCAGGGCGAGCCGATCGTCGAGAGCCCGCAGGACGCCGTGCGGACCTTGCTGGACGCGCGGCTCGACCATCTGGTGCTGCCACACATGGTCGTGCACAGGCGCGAGCGGGGGACTGCGTCGTGA
- the rfaE2 gene encoding D-glycero-beta-D-manno-heptose 1-phosphate adenylyltransferase yields the protein MSGDLLGLLAAVRGLRVVVVGDAIVDRYLTGVPVGMCREAPVPVLDLIGEHDQCGGAANVAANLRSLGAEPRLLAVVGSDAAGHQLCAAMAAAGVDTAHLVTDESRATVVKRRVLTQQQMLLRLDEGSKEPIGTAAAAELAARLADQLLRCDLVIACDYGYGTFIEPVTTPLARSTRRPLLAVDSRTPTAFRPLRPAVVKPNYAEAVALLGEPQLASPGERVRQILDHEALLLERSGAELVAVTLDRDGAVVLQAGRPSVRTYAAGREAETTVGAGDTFTAAIALALAAGADPASAAEFASAAAGTVVHKPGTANCDPAELRRRLAGTGTILPSGELPAWLTDVAGRGCRVVFTNGCFDILHGGHVSLLSRAKALGELLVVGVNTDGSVRRLKGPSRPVIPLAERMRVLAALGCVDVVVPFGADSPTELIERLRPDVYVKGDDYTVADLPEAPLVERLGGRVELLSTVDGRSTTTIIRDIHALSADRRTVPDRKGV from the coding sequence GTGAGCGGCGATCTGCTCGGTCTGCTGGCCGCGGTCAGGGGGCTGCGGGTGGTGGTCGTCGGAGACGCGATCGTGGACAGGTACCTCACCGGCGTGCCCGTCGGGATGTGCAGGGAGGCGCCGGTGCCGGTGCTCGATCTGATCGGCGAGCACGATCAGTGCGGCGGCGCGGCGAACGTGGCGGCGAACCTCCGCTCGCTCGGCGCCGAACCACGGCTGCTCGCCGTCGTCGGTTCGGACGCTGCCGGCCATCAACTGTGTGCGGCGATGGCCGCCGCCGGGGTCGACACGGCACACCTGGTGACCGACGAGAGCCGAGCGACGGTGGTCAAGCGCCGGGTGCTGACCCAGCAGCAGATGCTGCTGCGGCTGGACGAGGGCAGCAAGGAGCCGATCGGCACGGCCGCCGCGGCCGAACTGGCCGCCCGGCTAGCCGACCAGCTTCTCCGGTGCGACCTGGTGATCGCCTGCGACTACGGCTACGGCACCTTCATCGAGCCGGTCACCACGCCGCTGGCCCGCTCCACGCGTCGCCCGCTGCTCGCCGTGGACTCGCGGACGCCGACCGCCTTCCGACCGCTCCGCCCGGCCGTCGTCAAGCCGAACTATGCCGAGGCCGTCGCGCTCCTGGGCGAACCCCAGCTCGCCTCGCCCGGCGAGCGAGTGCGCCAGATCCTGGATCACGAGGCCCTCCTGCTGGAGCGCAGCGGTGCGGAGCTCGTCGCGGTCACCCTGGATCGGGACGGCGCGGTGGTGCTGCAGGCCGGGCGTCCGAGCGTGCGGACCTACGCGGCCGGCCGCGAAGCCGAGACGACGGTCGGCGCGGGGGACACCTTCACAGCGGCGATCGCGCTGGCGCTGGCCGCCGGCGCCGACCCGGCATCCGCAGCGGAGTTCGCCTCGGCGGCGGCGGGCACCGTGGTGCACAAGCCCGGCACGGCGAACTGCGATCCGGCGGAACTGCGGCGACGGCTGGCAGGCACCGGCACGATCCTGCCCAGCGGCGAGCTGCCCGCCTGGCTCACCGATGTGGCGGGCCGCGGCTGCCGGGTGGTGTTCACCAACGGTTGCTTCGACATCCTGCACGGCGGGCACGTCTCCCTGCTCAGCAGGGCGAAGGCGCTCGGCGAGCTGCTCGTGGTGGGTGTGAACACCGACGGCAGCGTGCGCAGGCTCAAGGGGCCGTCCCGGCCGGTGATCCCGCTGGCGGAGCGGATGCGGGTGCTGGCCGCGCTGGGCTGCGTCGACGTCGTGGTGCCTTTCGGCGCCGACAGCCCAACCGAGCTGATCGAGCGGCTGCGGCCGGATGTCTACGTCAAGGGTGACGACTACACCGTCGCGGACCTGCCAGAAGCGCCGCTGGTCGAACGGCTCGGCGGCCGTGTCGAGCTGCTGAGCACTGTCGACGGCCGCTCCACCACCACGATCATCCGAGACATCCACGCACTGTCCGCCGACCGCCGCACCGTTCCGGACCGGAAAGGCGTATGA
- a CDS encoding aspartyl/asparaginyl beta-hydroxylase domain-containing protein — protein sequence MEPTTGARRTDRTRQRYSDLIADLLAEGDEAAARACAELAVAQGVWRHPDQRPTHYVPSLPPIPVYDPARFWFTDYLRESYPRIRAELDSVTDPAARGFLPVEEPLLDRGRWEQVTFYEAGQRFADACDRFPVTAGVIEAIPEASDGGPGVVTLSWLHPGTHIKPHCGGSNARQRVHLGLVVPEGPRMRVGDQILRWREGECLVFDDSFEHEVWHEGIEPRVVLLLDVSHTDLDDSIRDWILSARTAFDERIRAYMSEHGIARAEMVDGVLRLIADSGTASLVTRHLREVDASAVELEDGKVRYE from the coding sequence ATGGAGCCAACCACCGGAGCCCGGCGGACGGACCGGACGCGGCAGCGGTACTCCGACCTCATCGCCGACCTGCTCGCCGAGGGCGACGAGGCCGCCGCGCGGGCGTGCGCCGAGCTGGCCGTCGCCCAAGGCGTCTGGCGCCACCCCGACCAGCGCCCGACGCACTACGTGCCCTCCCTGCCGCCGATCCCGGTCTACGACCCGGCGCGGTTCTGGTTCACCGACTACCTGCGTGAGAGCTACCCGCGCATCCGCGCCGAGCTGGACTCGGTCACCGACCCGGCGGCGCGCGGCTTCCTGCCGGTGGAGGAGCCGCTGCTCGACAGGGGCCGGTGGGAGCAGGTGACCTTCTACGAAGCGGGGCAGCGGTTCGCCGACGCCTGCGACCGGTTCCCGGTCACCGCCGGCGTCATCGAAGCCATCCCGGAGGCGAGCGACGGTGGCCCCGGAGTGGTCACCCTGTCCTGGCTCCATCCCGGAACGCACATCAAGCCGCACTGCGGGGGGTCCAACGCCCGGCAACGGGTCCACCTCGGACTCGTCGTGCCGGAGGGACCGCGGATGCGGGTCGGGGACCAGATCCTGCGGTGGCGGGAAGGCGAGTGTCTGGTCTTTGACGACTCCTTCGAGCACGAGGTGTGGCACGAGGGCATCGAACCCCGGGTCGTGCTGCTGCTGGACGTCTCGCACACCGACCTGGACGACAGCATCCGGGACTGGATCCTCTCCGCCCGCACCGCGTTCGACGAACGCATCCGCGCGTACATGTCCGAGCACGGCATCGCACGCGCCGAGATGGTCGACGGCGTGCTGCGGCTCATCGCGGACAGCGGGACAGCAAGCTTGGTCACCCGGCACCTGCGCGAGGTCGACGCGTCGGCGGTCGAGCTCGAGGACGGGAAGGTCAGGTACGAGTGA
- a CDS encoding ABC transporter ATP-binding protein translates to MNPPTPTGPGADQPPGPGWSQLFALLRFGPRLRFELAGLLVLDLLSYTTVLIQPQAVKWLLDSVSTGASFVPALLMLAAVAVGSASLVTVSSYLLGKLGLRMVLGARSGMVGALLRARVTTVQRMPIGDVLSRVGSDTTLLQNALSEALVRGAVAPMVLVATVVLMALTDLTMVLVLMAIVAVGIGAERLVLRRLSRATEVAQAQVGEMLSGLQRVLVAFRTVKASGTEAREVDQIIGQAESAYRQGARAAGWNAVVDGTGWFLMDVMFITALGMGAAKIASGEMSVSDLVAFMLYITVLRTPVAVLTNAASAITAGLAALARVNQVRTVPAEPDDHEATAASAPGPAEVRAAAGIVLDDVWAGYQDHPVLKGVSLHVPHGLTVLTGPSGIGKTTVLNLIERFLEVRQGHLLMDGVDVRALRRDELRNRLAYVEQDAPLLGVSIREAVRYGTDCSDDEELFAALRAVGLADWVETLPHGLETAIGERAVAISGGQRQRLAVARALLRHADVILLDEATSQLDADSEKTLLRTLVDQAKVRAVLVVSHRMSVASQADLVILLDEGTVRAVGKHAELLRSDALYHRLATTGPAPPRPGPPAGRSGHDSEHIDPRSFHGS, encoded by the coding sequence GTGAATCCTCCCACCCCCACCGGCCCAGGGGCGGACCAGCCGCCGGGTCCCGGTTGGTCGCAGCTGTTCGCCCTGCTGCGGTTCGGTCCCCGCCTGCGGTTCGAGCTGGCCGGTTTGCTGGTGCTGGATCTGCTGTCCTACACCACCGTGCTCATCCAGCCCCAGGCGGTGAAGTGGTTGCTGGACTCGGTGTCGACCGGCGCGAGCTTCGTGCCTGCCCTGCTGATGCTCGCCGCGGTGGCCGTGGGCTCCGCGAGCCTGGTCACGGTGAGCAGCTACCTGCTGGGCAAGCTCGGGCTGCGGATGGTGCTCGGTGCGCGATCCGGCATGGTCGGCGCGCTTCTGCGGGCGCGGGTCACCACCGTCCAGCGCATGCCGATCGGCGACGTGCTCTCCCGGGTCGGCAGCGACACCACGCTCTTGCAGAACGCGTTGTCCGAAGCGTTGGTCCGTGGCGCGGTCGCCCCGATGGTCCTGGTCGCGACGGTGGTTCTGATGGCGCTCACGGACCTGACGATGGTGCTGGTGCTGATGGCCATCGTGGCCGTGGGTATCGGAGCGGAGCGACTGGTCCTGCGCCGGCTGTCCAGGGCGACCGAGGTGGCCCAGGCTCAGGTCGGCGAGATGCTCAGCGGGCTGCAGCGGGTCCTCGTCGCCTTCCGCACGGTCAAGGCCTCCGGCACTGAGGCACGCGAGGTGGACCAGATCATCGGGCAGGCCGAGTCGGCCTACCGGCAGGGAGCCCGAGCTGCGGGCTGGAACGCGGTCGTCGACGGCACCGGCTGGTTCCTCATGGACGTCATGTTCATCACCGCGCTCGGCATGGGTGCCGCGAAGATCGCCTCGGGTGAGATGTCGGTCAGCGACCTCGTCGCGTTCATGCTGTACATCACCGTCCTGCGCACACCGGTGGCGGTACTCACGAACGCCGCGAGCGCCATCACGGCGGGCCTGGCCGCACTGGCCAGGGTGAACCAGGTCCGCACCGTCCCGGCCGAGCCGGACGACCACGAGGCGACCGCCGCGTCGGCACCCGGTCCCGCTGAGGTCCGGGCAGCGGCCGGGATCGTGCTCGACGACGTCTGGGCGGGGTACCAGGACCACCCGGTGCTCAAGGGTGTCTCGCTGCACGTCCCGCATGGTCTCACCGTGCTGACCGGTCCGTCCGGAATCGGCAAGACCACCGTCCTGAACCTGATCGAGCGGTTCCTGGAGGTCCGCCAGGGGCACCTGCTGATGGACGGAGTCGATGTCAGGGCGTTGCGGCGCGACGAACTCCGCAACCGTCTGGCCTACGTCGAGCAGGACGCGCCCCTGCTCGGTGTGAGCATTCGGGAGGCCGTGCGTTACGGCACGGACTGCTCGGACGACGAGGAACTGTTCGCCGCCCTGCGGGCCGTCGGGCTCGCCGACTGGGTCGAGACCTTGCCCCACGGTCTGGAGACCGCCATCGGAGAGCGTGCGGTCGCGATCTCCGGTGGCCAGCGGCAACGGCTGGCGGTGGCCCGTGCACTGCTGCGCCACGCCGATGTGATTCTCCTCGACGAGGCGACCTCGCAACTCGACGCGGACAGCGAGAAGACCCTGCTGCGCACGCTCGTCGACCAGGCCAAGGTCCGCGCCGTGCTGGTGGTCAGCCACCGCATGTCGGTGGCGAGCCAGGCCGATCTGGTGATCCTGCTCGACGAGGGCACGGTCCGAGCAGTGGGGAAACACGCCGAGCTGCTGCGATCGGACGCGCTCTATCACCGGTTGGCGACCACGGGCCCAGCGCCGCCGAGACCGGGGCCACCGGCGGGCAGGAGCGGGCATGACAGCGAGCACATCGATCCGAGGAGTTTCCATGGCAGCTGA
- a CDS encoding ankyrin repeat domain-containing protein, giving the protein MAAEQRRRDALAEACRTGDSRAIQELAPTAAELAARDEHGWSALDRAAGSGDPATVAALLTAGADPTATTGDERTPYEIAVAAGHRAAAAMLRQSAGQESGNWTPYCRAYPVGTVRAYPGWPREAERSVDDGSPEPGALVYVHDDFTVTSSIWPGEDVLLAERTPEWERFCCEELGFSVPDDLDLIPSASEPTDVRVNHG; this is encoded by the coding sequence ATGGCAGCTGAGCAACGACGTCGGGACGCACTGGCCGAAGCGTGCCGGACCGGCGACAGCCGTGCGATCCAGGAACTGGCGCCGACAGCAGCGGAACTCGCGGCGCGCGACGAGCACGGGTGGAGCGCGCTCGACCGGGCCGCAGGAAGCGGTGACCCGGCGACGGTGGCCGCTCTCCTCACGGCCGGAGCCGACCCGACCGCCACGACCGGGGACGAGCGGACGCCCTACGAGATCGCCGTGGCTGCCGGTCATCGGGCGGCTGCGGCGATGCTGCGCCAGAGCGCCGGGCAGGAGTCAGGCAACTGGACGCCCTACTGCCGGGCTTACCCGGTGGGCACGGTGCGCGCCTACCCTGGCTGGCCCCGGGAGGCGGAGAGAAGCGTCGACGACGGTTCTCCGGAGCCAGGCGCACTCGTCTACGTGCACGACGATTTCACCGTCACCTCCTCGATCTGGCCAGGTGAGGACGTGCTCCTGGCCGAGCGCACTCCGGAGTGGGAGCGCTTCTGCTGCGAGGAACTGGGGTTCTCGGTCCCCGACGACCTCGACCTCATCCCGTCAGCGAGCGAGCCGACCGACGTGCGGGTGAACCATGGCTGA
- a CDS encoding DUF5990 family protein, with protein sequence MADRTVRAVVTWTRPTEHPAGVGLQDKAGELVEGVGSADGARRYTVDLAVRERRGSDTGEVDFGGPFVFGTAGDRFLYLSFQGTGGSWVRRSKIALPRDWSLPVGEEIHVTVVDADGSRAVLGGTGWSAGAPEKGRP encoded by the coding sequence ATGGCTGACCGGACCGTGCGTGCTGTGGTGACCTGGACGCGCCCGACCGAGCACCCGGCGGGCGTCGGCTTGCAGGACAAGGCGGGGGAACTCGTCGAAGGTGTCGGTTCCGCGGACGGTGCCCGCCGCTACACCGTGGACCTCGCGGTGCGCGAACGTCGTGGTTCCGACACCGGCGAGGTCGACTTCGGTGGCCCGTTCGTGTTCGGCACGGCCGGGGACCGCTTCCTCTACCTCAGCTTCCAGGGAACCGGCGGGTCGTGGGTGCGGCGATCGAAGATCGCCCTGCCCCGGGACTGGTCGCTGCCCGTCGGAGAGGAGATCCACGTGACGGTGGTCGATGCGGACGGCAGCCGCGCCGTGCTCGGTGGAACCGGTTGGTCGGCGGGCGCGCCGGAGAAGGGAAGGCCATGA
- a CDS encoding aspartyl/asparaginyl beta-hydroxylase domain-containing protein, which yields MMTANQTAGTSSTVGARAYLEQMVRRYYGGLIDAWHYAGETEKARECAAAAVRQGVWDQPMQRAREHIPGLSAQPLHDPAEFWFTSYLEESYPQIRAEIEQVLDTPLDPVVSTTDDAGLIRRGDWKQAHLYRDGRWQSRICARFPVITGILERIPDVTVLSPGVITVSRVTPDTHIMPHCGPTNGLLRIHLPIKIPAGVSIRVADQEMRWEEGKCLVFDDSFEHEVWHRGTEDRVVLILDVLHPELSGDHQERLLRRQHNFEEQIVSFMRERGLRQVRVQNGEVVLTPDDTVRQLVETYLSGTGITGAELDDEQVRWERQDPQPGPGV from the coding sequence ATGATGACCGCGAACCAGACTGCGGGCACCTCCAGCACCGTCGGTGCGCGTGCGTACCTGGAGCAGATGGTGCGCCGGTACTACGGGGGCTTGATCGACGCCTGGCACTACGCGGGCGAGACCGAGAAGGCGAGGGAATGCGCGGCCGCGGCGGTGCGGCAGGGCGTCTGGGACCAGCCGATGCAACGAGCGAGGGAGCACATCCCCGGGCTGAGCGCGCAGCCGCTGCACGACCCCGCCGAGTTCTGGTTCACCTCGTACCTGGAGGAGAGCTACCCGCAGATCCGGGCGGAGATCGAGCAGGTGCTCGACACCCCGCTCGACCCGGTGGTGTCCACCACCGACGATGCGGGCCTCATCCGCAGGGGCGACTGGAAGCAGGCGCACCTGTACCGTGACGGCCGTTGGCAGAGCCGGATATGCGCGCGCTTCCCGGTCATCACCGGCATCCTGGAAAGGATCCCGGACGTCACGGTGCTCAGCCCGGGAGTGATCACGGTGTCCCGGGTCACCCCGGACACGCACATCATGCCGCACTGCGGGCCGACGAACGGGTTGCTCCGCATCCACCTCCCGATCAAGATCCCGGCCGGGGTGAGCATCCGGGTCGCTGATCAGGAGATGCGGTGGGAGGAGGGCAAGTGCCTCGTCTTCGACGACTCGTTCGAGCACGAGGTGTGGCACCGAGGCACCGAGGACCGGGTGGTGCTGATCCTTGACGTGTTGCACCCAGAGCTGAGCGGTGACCATCAGGAGCGGCTGCTGCGGCGGCAGCACAACTTCGAGGAGCAGATCGTCTCATTCATGCGCGAGCGCGGTCTGCGGCAGGTGCGCGTCCAGAACGGCGAGGTCGTCCTCACCCCGGACGACACGGTGCGGCAGCTGGTCGAGACCTACCTGTCGGGCACCGGCATCACCGGGGCCGAGCTCGACGACGAGCAGGTGCGGTGGGAACGGCAGGACCCGCAGCCGGGACCTGGAGTATGA